DNA from Nocardioides yefusunii:
GGTGAAGCGGTCCGGCAGCACTGCGACGCCGGCGCCGCCGGTGGCGTTGGGTTGGTTGCCGGTGACAAGGACGGCGTCGGTGTACTGGTAACTGGGGTTCGGGTTGTAGGCGTCGATGTCGGTGATCGTGAACGAGAGGTTCTTGACCGGCTTCTCGAAGGTGATGGTGAGCGTCTGTCGGCTGTTGCGGCCGTTGCTGGTGGAGTTGGAGAGGCGCTGCATCAGGGTGAGTCCGACCTTGCCGGTCCCGCCGACGTCGGAACTTCCCCCGTAGGAGTGGGAGAGCGTCATGTTGCGGAAGTTTGAGACGTTGAGTCCGCGGGTCCGACCGGTGAACGAGCTGTTCACGGTCATCCTGATCTTGGTGGCAGTCGTGGCTGCGACGCCGGTGGGGGACACGGTGACGGTTCCCGACGACGACGAACTGGTGATGCTGTTGGTTGTGGGGACCAGTGACCCGGCGGTGGTCGTGTAGTCCGAGGTGCCCCAGTCGAGGCTGTAGTACATCGGCGCGCAGGCCGCGGTCGACGTGGTTCCTGAGGCGGCGAAGGCCGGGGTGTTCCCGGCGACGATGACGGCAGGTGCGGTCCACGCTGCGGTGCGGATGACGGCGCGGCGCGACGGTGCGGGGGTGTTCACGAATCTCCTCGACGGCGCGGTCCGGACCGGGTGGCCGGGATGTCGCGCATGGGACAGAGGGAGTGCCGAGATCACTTCCAGATGGTTTTTTCACTGTGCCGCGAAAAAACTTCCATTTCAGAGGTTTGCTACTGCTGGGTAGAGGGAAAGACGTGGTGCGCGTCACGTCGATCGGGAAAGGGCGCGAAACATCAGGCGGGCGGCGAGGCTGGTGAAGTGCCGCGTACTGATGCCATTGAGAAGCCCAAGAGGCTCGCCACCTCTGTCGCCCTGTTCGCCTTCGGCGCCCTGGTGGTCACCGGCTGCGGAGGCGACGCCGAACCGGCTGCGGGCCCGACCGCGACTGCCACTGTGACCGCCACCGTGACCGCCACGCCCGAGCCGGTCGCCGACGAGTCTGAGCCCGCCGATGAGCCCGCCGATGAGGAAGCCGTCGAGGAGGCCGAGAAGAAGGCACCCGAGCCCGTGCTCACCGCCTACACGATGCCGAACACTCTCGGCGTCGACCTCCAGTCGGCCCAGGAAGCCGTCAAGGACCTGCTGGGCGTTCCGGTCTGGCCGCTGCTCAGGTCGCACGACGTGCTCGAGGGGTGGCGCCTCCAGGTGCTCGACGCCCATTGGAAGGTCTGTGGCCAGGAGCCCGCGCCGGGGGAGACGTTCACCGAGGAGACGATCGTCGACTTCGGTGTCGTGAAGCTCGCCGAGACCTGCCCCTGAGGTACCCCGTCGTGCGGGACGTCATCACATCTGGTCGCTCTGGCGACCAGATGTGATGACGTCCGCGGGCAAGAAAGGGTCAGGCCGGGTGGTCGAAACCCAGCGCCACGATCGCCTCGCGGACGAAGTGAGGGTCCTCGAGAGCGTCGCCGTACGCCTCGCGGAGTTGCCCCACGCGGTACCGGACCGTCTGTGGGTGCACGAACAGCGCCTCGGCCACGGCGTCGCGCCGGCCCTGCAGCAGCAGCCAGGCCCGCAGCGTCTCGGTGAGCTTCTCCCGGGCGGTGGGCGTGTGGTCGGCCAGCGGCGCCAGCACCCGGGCGCGCAGGTCACGCAGGGCGTCGACGTCGGCCGAGACCGCCAGTGCGGCCAGATGGTGCTCGGTGTCGACCACGCTGGGTCCGTTGGCCTCCGGCAGCGTCAGTGCTCGCACGGCCCGTCGGTAGGAACGGCGCACCCGCGTCCACGGTCGCGGCGGCCCGACGATGCACTGGCGACCCTGGACGGCGCGTAGCAGCAGGCGTCGCGGAGCGTCGGGAACCAGCAGGACGACGCGGTCGGTCTCGCCGGTGAGGTCGTCGACGCGCAACGTGTGTGGCGAGACGACGCGCATCGCGGCACCCACCTGGGCCTCGGGCAGCAGGACCGCGGTCAGGGTCTCGGGTGGCTCCCACTCGGCACGTTCGGCAGCCCGGACGAGGATCTCGTCAGGGTCGCCGGCGACGAGCGAACGCGCCAGTTCGTCCAGCAGTTGCTGACGGATGCGCCCGCTCGACGCGGTCTCGTCGCTGTGGCCGGTGACGGAGGCGTCGGAGAGCTGGTCCATGTAGGTGAAGACGAGTTCTGCGAACGACGCGATGGTCGCTGCGTCCACGCCGTTCTCCACCAGTGCTGACGCCATCTGGCGCCACGACTCGCGGCTCCCGACGCGGTAGGCGGCCAGCAGTGCCTCCATCGAACGACCTGAGCGGGCTTCGCCGCGCCCCAGCATGTAGGCGCCTTCGAGGGCGGCGGCGCCCGGGCGTCGCAGGTCGGTGCCGTCGGCGCGGGAGGCCAGGGAGATGAAGCCGCCCAGCGCGAGGGAGACCGCGTTACGGATGTTCTCCCCCATGTGCCCGCTCAACGCG
Protein-coding regions in this window:
- a CDS encoding PucR family transcriptional regulator: MTTLVITPEVRDVMRAKLATVGEAAVNAIIAEVPSYVNALSGHMGENIRNAVSLALGGFISLASRADGTDLRRPGAAALEGAYMLGRGEARSGRSMEALLAAYRVGSRESWRQMASALVENGVDAATIASFAELVFTYMDQLSDASVTGHSDETASSGRIRQQLLDELARSLVAGDPDEILVRAAERAEWEPPETLTAVLLPEAQVGAAMRVVSPHTLRVDDLTGETDRVVLLVPDAPRRLLLRAVQGRQCIVGPPRPWTRVRRSYRRAVRALTLPEANGPSVVDTEHHLAALAVSADVDALRDLRARVLAPLADHTPTAREKLTETLRAWLLLQGRRDAVAEALFVHPQTVRYRVGQLREAYGDALEDPHFVREAIVALGFDHPA